The nucleotide sequence GTCAGACATATTTGGGCATGAAACAGTCAAGCTAAAGAGAAAAATAGGTTCCTTAGAGAGGGAATTAGCATCTCTTAAAGAGAACAGTGTTGTTCATAAGCCAATCCAGCAACCCCAGGCAACAGAAGAGCCAGACCAACAGGTACAGGCTGAACCTTCTACATCATGCAATTTAGTTATTCTTTACTTAGTTATTCCTAATTAGTGAATAACCTCTAAAAAATATAAATGGTACAGATATGTACCTCATACAATTTAGCTTAAAATTTTTGTTATGCTGCTGAGAAAATTTAACAAGTTTTTTCTTTGTTTATTGAAAACACGCGCCACCATTTTCATCTAAGAACTTCTATGCACAAACTGATTCCATTCAACGGCTTGAATCTCAGCTTTACTAAGCATTTTATGTTTTCCACTATCTTCCTGCCTGATGTTCCTTTGCCTCTGTGTTTAAAGCCCTCAGCTGCATTGCAAATGTCAACACCGCCTACTGAACAACAGTTTATACAGCCTATTCCAGTTGCAGACATGGTCAGTCATATCCTATGTTTTAACGTGATATATATCTTTCAACTGCACTTCATATCCCACTACAACCACATGTAATTCCATTTCTGGTACAAACAGAGGATGAACAATACCAATGAACCAATGGATATATTTTCTAACTTCTCACTTCAGCCTCTTTTAACTCTATATTTAAAAACCTCAAATGAATTATAGGTGTCAATACCACCATATGAACATCATTGCACTGAACTTTTCACTGTTGCCAATAAGGTCAGTTATTTCCCCTTTTCAGCTAATCTATATGCATGCTGCAAGTGCGCTTTCAATACCTGTGTAATAACATGTCCTGACCATGTGCAGCCCAAAGAGAACAACAAAGGCGATGGCCCCTTCCTGTCAGCTACAACATCAGCTCATAAATTACCTTCTTCTAGGTAAGCGATTACATGCACACATTTCCAATATCTTATCACTTAAAAACTAACAAATTATCTTCTCAGTGCCAGAACTCTAACAAGAAAGCATGGCGTTGGTGCAAGAAGGACTTTGTTTGccaccaaggaaaaagccaccAATGCTTAGATGCCAAGGGATCAATTAGCAACAACACAAGTTCTATTAGCTCGTGTAGTATATG is from Triticum aestivum cultivar Chinese Spring chromosome 3A, IWGSC CS RefSeq v2.1, whole genome shotgun sequence and encodes:
- the LOC123058871 gene encoding uncharacterized protein isoform X1 — encoded protein: MDDNLFVPLLPKLAATLVTISRKHMLQLSVNALRVTASQSVHYDEDDGSFFATVEIHVPAHENIPQFKTTIFAGHNCQTTNAAHESVSTAALHYMQQAGILIIDDLNFPELQKCKKEVVRAKSWSDIFGHETVKLKRKIGSLERELASLKENSVVHKPIQQPQATEEPDQQPSAALQMSTPPTEQQFIQPIPVADMVSIPPYEHHCTELFTVANKVSYFPFSANLYACCKCAFNTCVITCPDHVQPKENNKGDGPFLSATTSAHKLPSSSARTLTRKHGVGARRTLFATKEKATNA
- the LOC123058871 gene encoding uncharacterized protein isoform X3 → MDDNLFVPLLPKLAATLVTISRKHMLQLSVNALRVTASQSVHYDEDDGSFFATVEIHVPAHENIPQFKTTIFAGHNCQTTNAAHESVSTAALHYMQQAGILIIDDLNFPELQKCKKEVVRAKSWSDIFGHETVKLKRKIGSLERELASLKENSVVHKPIQQPQATEEPDQQPSAALQMSTPPTEQQFIQPIPVADMVSIPPYEHHCTELFTVANKPKENNKGDGPFLSATTSAHKLPSSSARTLTRKHGVGARRTLFATKEKATNA
- the LOC123058871 gene encoding uncharacterized protein isoform X2 — translated: MDDNLFVPLLPKLAATLVTISRKHMLQLSVNALRVTASQSVHYDEDDGSFFATVEIHVPAHENIPQFKTTIFAGHNCQTTNAAHESVSTAALHYMQQAGILIIDDLNFPELQKCKKEVVRAKSWSDIFGHETVKLKRKIGSLERELASLKENSVVHKPIQQPQATEEPDQQVSIPPYEHHCTELFTVANKVSYFPFSANLYACCKCAFNTCVITCPDHVQPKENNKGDGPFLSATTSAHKLPSSSARTLTRKHGVGARRTLFATKEKATNA